From the Malus domestica chromosome 17, GDT2T_hap1 genome, one window contains:
- the LOC103401783 gene encoding protein indeterminate-domain 7 has protein sequence MMLFHQQQSQQLVDENMSNLTSASGEAASVLSGNRNEIGTSFSQQFFTTPPQAQPTLKKKRNFPGNPDPDAEVIALSPKTLMATNRFICEICNKGFQRDQNLQLHRRGHNLPWKLKQRTSKEVRKKVYVCPEASCVHHDPSRALGDLTGIKKHFCRKHGEKKWKCDKCSKRYAVQSDWKAHSKTCGTREYRCDCGTLFSRRDSFITHRAFCDALAEENARAITSANHPHHLLISQQQPQMNLNQVQLGHQFNQDVHGFSLKKEQQSFTTLRPDLPPWLGPPNCTIDLSSSSLFSPTHHQDLSLHDSHNDTSQNPNPSSLPPFQPAPSPHMSATALLHKAAQMGATMSSKNSTTAATTAEAAVTSASPQPMVRAHQHDPGYVSAFAAAGANGTTGTTGPAVSSIHHHHQNQHQQASLLHDMMNSLSSGTGFEGAAFELEPFGSIPNMFNNNAKKDSNNLTYFNVSGSDEGGENGAGLTRDFLGLRSLSHSDILNIAGLGNCVNSANAAATTASRDYQKPCQG, from the exons aTGATGCTCTTCCATCAACAACAATCACAGCAGCTGGTCGATGAGAACATGTCTAATCTTACTTCAGCATCAGGTGAAGCTGCTAGTGTCTTATCTGGCAACAGAAATGAAATTGGTACCAGCTTTTCCCAACAATTTTTTACCACACCACCACAAGCTCAACCAACTCtcaaaaagaagagaaattttccaggcaatccag ACCCAGATGCAGAAGTGATAGCTTTGTCCCCCAAGACACTCATGGCAACAAACAGGTTTATCTGTGAGATCTGCAACAAAGGGTTTCAGAGAGACCAGAATTTACAGCTTCACAGAAGAGGGCACAACTTGCCATGGAAGCTCAAGCAAAGAACAAGCAAGGAGGTGAGGAAGAAGGTATATGTGTGCCCAGAAGCCAGCTGCGTCCATCATGACCCTTCAAGGGCTCTTGGGGATTTAACTGGGATCAAGAAGCACTTTTGCAGAAAGCACGGTGAGAAGAAGTGGAAATGTGACAAGTGCTCAAAGCGGTATGCGGTTCAATCGGATTGGAAAGCTCATTCCAAAACCTGTGGTACTAGGGAGTATAGATGTGACTGTGGAACGCTTTTCTCGAG GAGGGATAGTTTCATCACTCACAGAGCCTTCTGTGATGCTTTAGCAGAAGAGAATGCAAGAGCCATCACCTCGGCAAACCACCCTCATCATCTTCTCATCTCTCAGCAGCAACCACAGATGAATCTTAATCAAGTGCAATTAGGGCACCAATTCAATCAAGACGTCCATGGCTTTTCACTGAAAAAAGAGCAGCAGAGTTTTACAACCCTACGGCCAGATTTACCACCTTGGCTGGGCCCACCAAACTGTACCATTGACCTCTCCTCATCCTCACTCTTCTCCCCAACCCACCACCAAGATTTATCCCTCCATGATTCCCACAATGACACttcccaaaaccctaaccctagctcACTCCCACCCTTCCAGCCTGCGCCTTCCCCACACATGTCAGCCACTGCATTGCTACACAAGGCAGCTCAGATGGGTGCAACCATGAGCAGCAAGAACAGTACTACTGCTGCTACTACTGCAGAAGCAGCTGTAACCTCTGCATCTCCACAACCCATGGTGAGGGCCCACCAGCACGACCCGGGTTACGTGTCTGCTTTTGCTGCAGCAGGGGCCAATGGTACTACTGGCACAACTGGTCCTGCAGTCTCAAGTattcatcatcaccatcaaaaTCAACATCAACAAGCTTCTCTGCTCCATGATATGATGAACTCCTTGTCATCCGGAACTGGGTTCGAAGGGGCTGCTTTTGAGCTGGAGCCTTTCGGGTCCATCCCCAACATGTTCAACAACAATGCGAAAAAAGACTCGAACAATTTGACCTATTTCAACGTTAGCGGCAGTGACGAAGGCGGTGAAAACGGTGCAGGTTTGACCCGAGATTTCTTGGGACTGAGATCACTGTCTCACAGTGACATTCTGAATATTGCTGGTCTTGGAAACTGCGTCAATAGTGCTAATGCTGCTGCTACTACTGCTTCCCGGGACTACCAAAAACCTTGCCAAGGTTAA